One part of the Ochotona princeps isolate mOchPri1 chromosome 3, mOchPri1.hap1, whole genome shotgun sequence genome encodes these proteins:
- the AGPAT3 gene encoding 1-acyl-sn-glycerol-3-phosphate acyltransferase gamma gives MGLLAYLKTQFVVHLLIGFVFVVSGLVINFTQLCTLALWPLNKQLYRRLNCRLAYSLWSQLVMLLEWWSCTECTLFTDEDTLAHFGKEHVVVILNHNFEIDFLCGWTMCERFGVLGSSKVLAKKELLYVPLIGWTWYFLEVVFCKRKWEEDRDTVIRGLRRLSDYPEYMWFLLYCEGTRFTETKHRVSMEVAASKGLPPLKYHLLPRTKGFTTAVQCLQGTVAAIYDVTLNFRGNKNPSLLGILYGKKYEADMCVRRFPLGEIPADEKEAAQWLHKLYQEKDALQETYEQKGTFPGQQFRPARRPWTLLNFLFWATVLLSPLFSFVLGVFASGSPLLILTFLGFVGAASFGVRRLIGVTEIEKGSNYGNQEFKKKE, from the exons ATGGGCCTGCTCGCCTACCTGAAGACCCAGTTCGTGGTGCACCTGCTCATCGGGTTCGTGTTCGTGGTGAGCGGATTGGTCATCAATTTCACCCAGCTGTGCACCCTGGCCCTCTGGCCCCTCAACAAGCAGCTGTACCGCCGCCTGAACTGCCGCCTTGCCTACTCGCTCTGGAGCC AGCTGGTCATGCTGCTCGAGTGGTGGTCCTGTACCGAGTGCACCCTGTTCACCGATGAGGACACCCTGGCCCACTTTGGCAAGGAACACGTGGTCGTCATCCTCAACCACAACTTTGAAATCGACTTCCTCTGTGGGTGGACAATGTGCGAGCGGTTTGGCGTGTTGGGG AGCTCCAAGGTCCTGGCCAAAAAGGAGCTGCTGTACGTGCCCCTCATCGGCTGGACCTGGTACTTCCTGGAGGTGGTGTTCTGCAAGCGCAAGTGGGAGGAGGACCGTGACACTGTCATCCGGGGGCTGCGGCGCCTGTCCGACTACCCCGAGTACATGTGG TTTCTCCTGTACTGCGAGGGAACACGCTTCACCGAGACCAAGCACCGCGTCAGCATGGAGGTGGCCGCCTCCAAGGGGCTGCCCCCGCTCAAGTACCACCTGCTGCCACGCACCAAGGGCTTCACCACGGCCGTGCAGTGCCTCCAGGGGACag TCGCTGCCATCTACGACGTCACCCTCAACTTCAGAGGAAACAAGAACCCATCCCTGCTGGGCATCCTCTATGGGAAGAAGTACGAGGCGGACATGTGTGTGAG GAGATTTCCTCTGGGAGAGATCCCAGCGGACGAGAAGGAGGCGGCCCAATGGCTCCATAAACTCTACCAGGAGAAG GACGCACTGCAGGAGACCTACGAACAGAAGGGCACCTTCCCAGGGCAGCAGTTCAGACCCGCCCGGAGGCCTTGGACGCTCCTCAACTTCCTCTTCTGGGCCACCGTCCTCCTCTCGCCCCTCTTCAGCTTCGTGCTGGGCGTCTTCGCCAGCGGATCCCCCCTCCTCATCCTGACCTTCTTGGGCTTTGTGGGAGCAG cGTCCTTTGGAGTCCGCAGACTGATAGGAGTGACGGAAATAGAAAAAGGCTCCAACTATGGCAACCAAgagtttaagaaaaaagaatga